A region from the Streptomyces tsukubensis genome encodes:
- a CDS encoding nuclear transport factor 2 family protein: MNSRHPRKLLPSRLITDSGVDHVRLAYHYLDSGDVDGYLSLLDEDARPEAPALGCRHDIDRIVASGDCVVAIGRVSPQQVDFVDVFTLSDEGMLRSRRRYAAPGAAAR; this comes from the coding sequence ATGAACAGTCGCCACCCGAGGAAGCTGCTGCCGAGCCGCCTGATCACCGACTCCGGGGTCGACCATGTGCGGCTGGCCTACCACTATCTCGACAGCGGTGACGTGGACGGCTATCTCTCCCTGCTCGACGAGGACGCCCGCCCCGAGGCACCGGCGCTGGGCTGCCGCCACGACATCGACCGCATCGTGGCCTCCGGCGACTGCGTGGTCGCGATCGGCCGGGTCAGCCCCCAGCAGGTCGACTTCGTCGATGTGTTCACCCTCTCCGACGAGGGCATGCTCCGCAGCCGACGCCGGTACGCCGCCCCCGGGGCCGCCGCGCGCTGA
- a CDS encoding AfsR/SARP family transcriptional regulator, producing MVFRILGPLHVQGPDGQVRIPPGRQEVILAALLLEANRVVSTDYLVDLIWEDEPPDTARTQVQICVSRLRKLFAGRSVAAAITTRPPGYVLTTEDGSVDAALFARWIGDARLVGKRTGGAADAVELLRSAGGLWQGNCLSGLASEKLRSKARQLDEERLTAAEHRIDLELELGRHHQLVGEIQLLVHEHPLREQLRGKLMLALYRSGRQAEALDVYRLGRELLVEELGLEPGGELRSLNSAILAGEVPPPRLAGPQPDGRARQPGTAGPGAAEAGDGAESPQVLPGSADLPAVREPAEAEAAGGPRTAEAGPRPAAADPAGAPGPAAEVPRQLPSDTADFTGHGARIADIERTLLGPRERRAVGLVVIVGKPGTGKSTLATHIAHRVGETHFADGQLYCDLRGTSGAPATAGEVLGRFLRALGIPGPVIPESPDERAEMYRTLLGSRRVLVVLDDAASESQVRALLPGAGSCAVLVTSRVRMTGLPGAHRVELDVLETEEALELLVRVIGEERVAGEEVAAQALIRTVGGLPLALRIVAARLAARPHWTLASMVHRLANERHKLDELTHGEMTMRASLSLTHDGLGPGDRQLLRLLSLAQGPSLPGWLAGALLDDRRPFPSDLLEPLVDVQMLDVVGMESTGGFRYRFHEIIRVFAREQLAAHDDQATRSAALDRMLGCWMALAEEAHRRVYGGDFTVLHGSAPRWLPPAAHVDELLADPMEWLDSEHANLVQAVEHAAAEQLDEVCWDLTTTLVTLFETRGYLDHWERTHQLALRTARSAGNQRGSAAVLASLGSLYLSRSQYEESRTALTTALGLFTEMEDRQGLGLCHRDLALVERFLGHEYEALELYDRALRDFDASGDVVGRAIVLTQSAQIWMLRGQSATAQSRLDEALGIYRLVGYTGGQARALRRAGQLRQQQGELGAAVATFTEVLELCRDSGDVIGEGHLLRDLGLAHARMGQHAAARDCLDLALGIRERIMDHGGAALVRLDLAKLLASDGGPGDRDRSRDLLRSAVRAFRDRRMEPELAEAQKLLAGG from the coding sequence GTGGTCTTCCGCATCCTCGGACCGCTCCATGTGCAGGGTCCGGACGGTCAGGTGCGGATTCCGCCCGGGCGTCAGGAGGTGATCCTCGCCGCGCTGCTGCTGGAGGCGAACCGTGTCGTCAGCACCGACTATCTGGTGGATCTGATCTGGGAGGACGAACCCCCGGACACCGCCAGGACCCAGGTGCAGATCTGTGTGTCACGGCTGCGGAAGCTGTTCGCCGGGCGGTCGGTCGCCGCGGCCATCACGACCCGGCCGCCCGGCTACGTCCTCACGACGGAGGACGGCTCGGTCGATGCGGCGCTGTTCGCCCGGTGGATCGGTGATGCCCGGCTGGTCGGAAAGCGGACCGGGGGCGCGGCCGACGCGGTGGAGCTGCTGCGGTCGGCGGGCGGGCTGTGGCAGGGGAACTGTCTCAGCGGCCTGGCCAGCGAGAAGCTGCGCAGCAAGGCCCGCCAGTTGGACGAGGAGCGGCTGACGGCGGCCGAGCACCGGATCGACCTGGAGCTGGAGCTGGGCCGGCACCACCAGCTGGTGGGAGAGATCCAGCTGCTGGTGCACGAGCATCCGCTGCGGGAGCAGCTGCGCGGGAAGCTGATGCTGGCGCTGTACCGGTCGGGGCGGCAGGCCGAGGCCCTGGACGTCTACCGGCTCGGCCGGGAACTGCTGGTGGAGGAGCTGGGTCTGGAGCCCGGCGGTGAGCTGCGGAGCCTGAATTCGGCGATCCTCGCCGGGGAGGTGCCGCCGCCGCGGCTGGCCGGACCGCAGCCGGACGGACGGGCCCGGCAGCCCGGGACCGCGGGTCCGGGGGCGGCGGAAGCGGGCGACGGCGCGGAATCGCCGCAGGTGTTACCGGGTTCGGCGGACCTTCCGGCCGTCCGGGAGCCGGCCGAGGCGGAGGCGGCCGGCGGACCGCGGACGGCGGAAGCCGGGCCCCGCCCTGCCGCGGCCGATCCCGCCGGGGCCCCCGGGCCCGCGGCCGAGGTACCGCGCCAGCTTCCCTCCGACACCGCGGACTTCACCGGTCACGGCGCCCGGATCGCGGATATCGAGCGGACCCTGCTGGGCCCGCGCGAGCGGCGGGCCGTGGGCCTCGTCGTGATCGTCGGCAAACCGGGTACGGGAAAGTCGACACTGGCCACCCATATCGCGCACCGGGTGGGCGAAACGCACTTCGCCGACGGTCAGCTCTACTGCGATCTGCGCGGTACGAGCGGCGCCCCGGCGACCGCCGGGGAGGTCCTGGGCCGGTTTCTGCGCGCCCTCGGCATCCCCGGGCCCGTCATTCCCGAATCCCCCGACGAGCGCGCCGAGATGTACCGGACCCTGCTCGGGTCCCGGCGGGTCCTGGTGGTGCTGGACGACGCCGCGTCCGAAAGCCAGGTCCGGGCGCTGCTGCCGGGCGCCGGGAGCTGTGCGGTGCTGGTGACCAGCCGGGTGCGGATGACGGGGCTGCCGGGGGCGCACCGGGTGGAGCTGGATGTGCTGGAGACCGAGGAGGCGCTGGAGCTGCTGGTCCGGGTGATCGGCGAGGAGCGGGTGGCGGGTGAGGAGGTCGCGGCGCAGGCGCTGATCCGGACCGTCGGCGGGCTGCCGCTGGCACTGCGGATCGTGGCCGCCCGGCTGGCGGCCCGCCCGCACTGGACGCTGGCGTCGATGGTGCACCGGCTGGCGAACGAGCGGCACAAGCTGGACGAACTCACGCACGGCGAGATGACGATGCGGGCGAGCCTGTCGCTGACGCACGACGGGCTGGGGCCCGGGGACCGGCAACTGCTGCGGCTGCTGAGCCTGGCGCAGGGGCCGAGCCTGCCCGGCTGGCTCGCCGGGGCGCTGCTCGACGACCGCCGTCCCTTCCCTTCCGATCTGCTGGAACCGCTGGTCGACGTGCAGATGCTGGATGTGGTCGGGATGGAGTCGACGGGCGGCTTCCGCTACCGCTTCCACGAGATCATCCGGGTGTTCGCCCGGGAGCAGCTGGCCGCGCACGACGATCAGGCGACCCGGTCGGCGGCGCTGGACCGGATGCTCGGCTGCTGGATGGCGCTGGCCGAGGAGGCCCACCGCCGGGTCTACGGCGGTGACTTCACCGTGCTGCACGGATCGGCGCCCCGCTGGCTGCCGCCCGCCGCCCATGTGGACGAGCTGCTCGCCGATCCGATGGAGTGGCTGGACAGCGAGCACGCCAATCTGGTGCAGGCGGTGGAGCACGCGGCGGCCGAGCAGCTCGACGAGGTGTGCTGGGATCTGACGACGACGCTGGTCACGCTCTTCGAGACCCGCGGCTATCTGGACCACTGGGAGCGTACGCACCAGCTGGCGCTGCGGACGGCGCGGTCGGCGGGCAACCAGCGGGGCAGTGCGGCCGTACTGGCGTCGCTCGGTTCGCTCTATCTCAGCCGCAGCCAGTACGAGGAGTCGCGGACCGCGCTGACGACGGCACTCGGGTTGTTCACCGAGATGGAGGACCGGCAGGGGCTCGGTCTCTGCCATCGCGATCTGGCCCTGGTGGAACGGTTCCTCGGGCATGAGTACGAGGCCCTGGAGCTGTACGACCGGGCGCTGCGCGATTTCGACGCGTCGGGCGATGTGGTGGGGCGGGCCATCGTGCTGACACAGAGCGCGCAGATCTGGATGCTGCGGGGGCAGAGCGCGACCGCGCAGAGCAGGCTGGACGAGGCGCTGGGCATCTACCGGCTGGTCGGCTACACCGGGGGCCAGGCACGGGCGCTGCGGCGGGCCGGTCAGCTACGGCAGCAGCAGGGTGAACTGGGGGCTGCGGTGGCGACGTTCACCGAGGTCCTGGAGCTGTGCCGGGACAGTGGGGACGTGATCGGGGAGGGCCATCTGCTGCGGGATCTGGGGCTGGCGCACGCCAGGATGGGTCAGCACGCGGCGGCGCGGGACTGTCTGGACCTGGCGCTGGGCATCCGGGAGCGGATCATGGATCACGGCGGGGCGGCGCTCGTACGGCTGGACCTGGCGAAGCTGCTCGCTTCGGACGGCGGGCCAGGTGACCGGGACCGCTCGCGGGATTTGCTGCGGAGCGCGGTGCGGGCCTTCAGGGACCGCCGGATGGAGCCGGAACTCGCGGAGGCGCAGAAGCTGCTGGCGGGTGGCTGA
- a CDS encoding ABC transporter ATP-binding protein: MSAVSSGPAPVVELRGVVKEYAGGVQALRGVDLTVHQGELVAIVGPSGSGKSTVLNVIGTLDAPTAGTVRVAGYDVGALSDAQLSALRARRIGFVFQHFHLAAGRDAVDNVADGLLYAGVPRARRRDRARETLEQVGLGHRLGHRPAELSGGEKQRVAIARALVGGPELLLADEPTGALDSASGQVVMELLHELNAAGTTICVITHDQEIADSLPRRVRFRDGAVVSDVRTGENARSGEDIRTGEDVRSGEVVPR, encoded by the coding sequence ATGAGCGCCGTCTCGTCGGGTCCGGCGCCCGTGGTGGAACTGCGCGGCGTCGTCAAGGAGTACGCGGGCGGGGTGCAGGCCCTGCGCGGCGTGGACCTCACCGTGCATCAGGGCGAACTCGTCGCGATCGTCGGCCCTTCGGGCTCCGGCAAATCGACGGTGCTGAACGTCATCGGCACCCTCGACGCGCCCACCGCGGGCACGGTCAGGGTCGCCGGATACGACGTGGGCGCCCTGTCCGACGCCCAGTTGTCCGCCCTGCGCGCCCGCCGTATCGGCTTCGTGTTCCAGCACTTCCATCTGGCGGCGGGCCGTGATGCCGTCGACAACGTCGCGGACGGCCTGCTGTACGCGGGCGTCCCGCGGGCCCGGCGGCGCGACCGGGCCCGGGAAACCCTGGAACAGGTCGGCCTCGGCCACCGACTGGGGCACCGGCCCGCGGAGCTGTCCGGCGGTGAGAAACAGCGCGTCGCCATCGCCCGGGCGCTGGTCGGCGGCCCGGAGCTGCTGCTCGCGGACGAGCCGACCGGCGCCCTGGACTCCGCCTCCGGGCAGGTCGTGATGGAGCTGCTGCACGAGCTGAACGCGGCGGGCACCACGATCTGCGTGATCACGCACGACCAGGAGATCGCGGACTCGCTGCCGCGCCGGGTCCGGTTCCGGGACGGTGCCGTCGTGTCCGACGTCCGTACCGGGGAGAACGCCCGTAGCGGGGAAGACATCCGCACCGGGGAGGACGTCCGTAGCGGAGAGGTGGTCCCCCGATGA
- a CDS encoding helix-turn-helix domain-containing protein, whose protein sequence is MNPAPFAETVTDSQVGALIRAHRLRIGLTQRELADLSTISVRAIRDLEHGRATRPRTDTVRLMADALRLGPRARAALEEAARPGRAGRAPAGPPAPPDAPKPLVGRETETDTLVRELAPDGGERLVHVVGLPGVGKTRVALAAAAALHGSGMPVLWHAFEGAAHDYVPTAGGPWRELTERLVSGLYASGLPHREPAGGESASALLGEGPVLLVLDGAPARAPGADRLTRLLHEVPGLRLLVTSDEPWQAPGERLFLLCPLPVPSGGGARGAADGPQQAGDEREPAVRMFLDQVRRVLAAPAVTAADRERAVRICRLLDGHPGALSAAASWLVVSDLAALCDTLAVDPAAFLDHLGGRDDRLRDSLYGRIGRLPAGPRAVLDALCAAPGPDSAAEGFGLPALTELTGGSLPACGRLLRELLLSGLVRAAHEEGPARFRVPALVRALVSGAPVGAPQATAAV, encoded by the coding sequence ATGAACCCCGCACCGTTCGCAGAGACCGTCACGGATTCACAGGTCGGAGCCCTGATCCGGGCCCATCGGCTGCGTATCGGACTGACCCAGCGCGAGCTGGCCGACCTGTCCACGATCAGCGTGCGGGCGATCCGCGATCTGGAGCACGGCCGGGCCACCCGCCCCCGTACCGACACGGTGCGGCTGATGGCGGACGCCCTGCGGCTGGGGCCCCGGGCCAGAGCCGCGCTGGAGGAGGCCGCGCGGCCGGGCCGCGCGGGCAGAGCCCCGGCGGGGCCCCCGGCCCCGCCGGACGCCCCGAAGCCGCTGGTGGGAAGGGAAACGGAGACCGACACCCTGGTACGGGAGCTGGCCCCGGACGGCGGGGAGCGCCTGGTGCATGTGGTGGGCCTGCCCGGGGTCGGCAAGACCCGGGTGGCGCTGGCCGCGGCGGCGGCACTGCACGGCTCCGGGATGCCGGTGCTGTGGCATGCCTTCGAGGGCGCGGCCCACGACTACGTACCGACGGCCGGGGGGCCGTGGCGGGAGCTGACGGAGCGTCTGGTGTCGGGGCTGTACGCGTCCGGGTTACCGCACCGGGAGCCCGCGGGCGGGGAGTCGGCGAGCGCACTGCTGGGCGAGGGTCCGGTGCTGCTGGTGCTCGACGGCGCCCCGGCGCGGGCCCCGGGCGCGGACCGGCTGACCCGGCTGCTGCACGAGGTGCCGGGGCTGCGGCTGCTGGTGACCTCCGACGAACCGTGGCAGGCCCCCGGTGAACGGCTCTTCCTGCTCTGCCCGCTGCCCGTGCCGTCCGGTGGGGGTGCGCGGGGTGCGGCGGACGGACCGCAGCAGGCGGGCGACGAACGCGAGCCCGCGGTGCGGATGTTCCTCGACCAGGTGCGGCGGGTGCTGGCGGCTCCGGCGGTCACGGCCGCGGACCGGGAGCGGGCGGTACGGATCTGCCGGCTTCTCGACGGCCATCCGGGGGCGCTGTCGGCCGCCGCGTCCTGGCTGGTGGTCTCCGATCTGGCGGCGCTCTGCGACACGCTGGCGGTGGATCCGGCGGCGTTCCTCGACCATCTCGGCGGCCGGGACGACCGGCTCCGGGACTCCCTGTACGGGCGGATCGGCCGACTGCCCGCGGGGCCGCGCGCCGTACTCGACGCACTGTGCGCCGCGCCCGGGCCGGACTCCGCCGCCGAGGGCTTCGGTCTGCCCGCGCTCACCGAGCTGACCGGCGGCAGTCTGCCCGCATGCGGGCGGCTGCTGCGGGAGCTGCTGCTGTCGGGGCTGGTCCGGGCGGCCCATGAGGAGGGCCCGGCCCGCTTCCGGGTGCCCGCGCTGGTACGGGCCCTGGTGAGCGGGGCTCCGGTGGGCGCGCCGCAGGCAACTGCCGCCGTCTGA
- a CDS encoding ABC transporter permease, with protein MSAPDRGRPRLRPSRLPLRDILGLGAVGLRARRARVVLSALGIAIGIATMVAVVGLSHSSKADLMARLDRLGTNLLTVEAGENVQGKPAQLPKSAVAMVERIGPVQHATATGDLDVRVRRSDVVPEERTPGVTAQAARTDLLTALNARIGEGVWLNRANERLPVTVLGSVAARRLGVTAPGERIVMDDVDVVVVGILRPVELVPTLDRVALVGFPAAEKYLRFDGRPTTVFERSPDETVDEVRAVLARTVSPGEPGAVKVSRPSDALAAKAATDRGLTTLMLGLGAVALLVGGVGVANTMVVSVLERRREIGLRRALGATRNAIRLQFLTESLLLSALGGAAGAALGTAATFGFAFVQGWTAVVPVWSVAGGFAATLFIGVLAGLYPAVRASRLHPTVALNAS; from the coding sequence ATGAGCGCTCCGGACCGCGGGCGGCCCCGGCTCCGGCCCTCCCGGCTGCCGCTCCGCGACATCCTCGGCCTGGGCGCCGTCGGGCTGCGGGCCCGCCGCGCCCGGGTGGTCCTGTCGGCCCTCGGGATCGCGATCGGGATCGCCACCATGGTCGCGGTGGTCGGCCTCTCCCACTCCAGCAAGGCGGATCTGATGGCCCGGCTGGACCGGCTGGGCACCAATCTGCTGACCGTGGAGGCGGGCGAGAACGTGCAGGGCAAACCCGCGCAGCTCCCTAAGTCGGCAGTGGCGATGGTCGAACGGATCGGCCCCGTCCAGCACGCCACGGCGACGGGCGATCTCGACGTCAGGGTCCGGCGCAGCGACGTCGTACCGGAGGAGCGGACGCCCGGGGTCACCGCCCAGGCGGCCCGGACGGATCTGCTGACCGCCCTCAACGCCCGGATCGGCGAGGGCGTCTGGCTGAACCGGGCCAACGAGCGGCTGCCCGTGACCGTGCTCGGTTCGGTCGCCGCCCGCCGGCTGGGGGTGACCGCGCCCGGCGAGCGGATCGTGATGGACGACGTGGACGTCGTCGTGGTCGGCATCCTGCGGCCGGTGGAGCTGGTGCCGACCCTGGACCGGGTGGCACTGGTGGGTTTCCCGGCCGCCGAGAAGTACCTCCGCTTCGACGGGCGGCCGACCACGGTCTTCGAACGCTCCCCCGACGAGACGGTCGACGAGGTGCGGGCAGTGCTGGCCCGTACGGTCAGCCCCGGCGAACCGGGGGCCGTCAAGGTCTCCCGTCCCTCGGACGCCCTGGCGGCGAAGGCGGCCACCGACCGGGGTCTGACCACGCTGATGCTCGGTCTGGGGGCGGTGGCGCTGCTGGTCGGCGGGGTCGGCGTGGCCAACACCATGGTCGTCTCGGTCCTGGAGCGGCGCCGGGAGATCGGGCTGCGCCGGGCGCTCGGCGCCACCAGGAACGCGATCCGGCTGCAGTTCCTCACCGAGTCCCTGCTGCTGTCGGCGCTCGGCGGTGCGGCGGGCGCGGCCCTCGGCACGGCGGCCACGTTCGGTTTCGCCTTCGTCCAGGGCTGGACCGCCGTGGTGCCGGTGTGGTCCGTGGCGGGCGGGTTCGCGGCGACGCTGTTCATCGGTGTGCTGGCGGGTCTCTATCCGGCGGTACGGGCGTCGAGGCTGCACCCCACGGTCGCCCTCAACGCCTCCTGA